A region of Roseobacter litoralis Och 149 DNA encodes the following proteins:
- the sdhD gene encoding succinate dehydrogenase, hydrophobic membrane anchor protein has product MSYLTDRKRAVGLGSAKSGTEHHWSMTVSSGALLILIPLFVFTFGPMLGASYEEVTAYFARPFPAVIAGLTIIVTFKHFAGGVQALLEDYVHGVAQKVAIVAMTCVSYAAMGFGLYAIVRLAL; this is encoded by the coding sequence ATGAGCTATCTAACCGACCGAAAGCGCGCTGTGGGCCTTGGATCTGCCAAGTCCGGGACGGAACACCACTGGTCGATGACGGTCAGTTCTGGTGCGCTGCTTATTCTGATCCCGCTGTTCGTCTTTACCTTTGGCCCGATGCTGGGCGCGTCATACGAAGAGGTTACGGCCTATTTCGCCCGCCCGTTCCCGGCGGTAATTGCCGGTTTGACGATCATTGTAACGTTTAAGCACTTTGCGGGGGGCGTTCAGGCGCTACTTGAGGACTACGTGCACGGTGTGGCGCAAAAAGTGGCGATCGTGGCGATGACATGCGTCAGCTATGCGGCCATGGGTTTTGGCCTCTATGCGATTGTTCGCCTCGCACTGTAA
- the sdhC gene encoding succinate dehydrogenase, cytochrome b556 subunit: MADVNRGNRPLSPHLRIYRPQLTSITSILTRITGNALLISSLLVVWWFLAAATSPESFAVANGVLTSWFGDVVMTLSLWGLWYHTLAGVRHLIWDQGIGLDIETAYKMGYAVIGGSFVLTLLTIILI; this comes from the coding sequence ATGGCTGATGTGAATCGGGGCAACCGTCCCTTGTCACCGCATCTGAGAATCTACCGCCCGCAGCTCACGTCAATAACCTCTATCTTGACGCGGATCACGGGAAACGCTCTGCTGATTTCCTCCCTGCTGGTTGTGTGGTGGTTTCTCGCGGCGGCAACGTCGCCTGAATCCTTCGCGGTTGCCAATGGCGTGCTGACCAGCTGGTTCGGTGATGTGGTCATGACCTTGTCGCTCTGGGGGCTATGGTATCATACGCTTGCCGGTGTGCGGCATCTGATCTGGGACCAAGGCATCGGCCTTGACATCGAAACCGCGTATAAAATGGGCTATGCGGTGATCGGCGGATCTTTTGTGCTGACACTTTTGACCATCATCTTGATCTAA
- a CDS encoding DUF1194 domain-containing protein, translated as MRFIWVGVIYLFGSVQAALACQLALVLAVDISGSVDKHEYRIQMDGLAAGLRDGIVVDALLEQEAMVTLIQWTGSSRQRQTIPWTAIRAAEDVARLADRIAADERVWRNYSTAVGEALIAAEQALKSVPHCARKVIDVSGDGISNEGAAPDSRRAALTALGVTVNALAIETDEDDLTGWFYENLIHGEGAFVMTADSFEDYPAQIKRKLQRETTRQLSRND; from the coding sequence ATGAGATTTATATGGGTTGGCGTCATTTATCTGTTTGGGTCCGTGCAGGCTGCGCTGGCCTGCCAGTTGGCGCTTGTGTTGGCCGTCGATATTTCCGGGTCTGTAGACAAACACGAATATCGCATTCAGATGGACGGGCTTGCTGCGGGTTTGAGGGACGGCATCGTCGTGGATGCGCTGCTGGAGCAAGAGGCGATGGTGACGCTGATCCAATGGACGGGGTCAAGCCGCCAGCGGCAGACCATACCCTGGACAGCGATCCGCGCGGCCGAAGACGTAGCGCGCCTTGCAGACCGAATAGCGGCGGATGAACGGGTTTGGCGCAACTATTCAACGGCCGTCGGCGAGGCCCTGATCGCGGCGGAACAGGCGTTAAAATCCGTGCCGCATTGCGCACGCAAGGTCATTGATGTGTCCGGTGATGGAATATCAAATGAAGGTGCAGCGCCGGACAGTCGCAGAGCGGCACTGACCGCGTTGGGGGTGACGGTAAACGCGCTGGCCATTGAAACCGATGAGGACGATCTGACGGGCTGGTTTTACGAGAACCTCATCCACGGTGAGGGTGCCTTTGTCATGACCGCAGACAGCTTTGAGGATTATCCGGCGCAGATAAAGCGCAAACTCCAGCGTGAAACGACGCGACAGCTCAGTCGAAATGATTAA